One Candidatus Palauibacter polyketidifaciens DNA segment encodes these proteins:
- a CDS encoding zinc-binding dehydrogenase — protein MKAAYFERHGGPDVIRVGDLREPAAGPGEAVIRVRAAGLNHLDLWTRRGLPGLTLKMPHIGGSDVAGEIAATGDGVEGWAAGDRVAVNPGLWCVRADCEWCARNEHPLCTTYRILGEHVPGGFAEKVAVPVRNLVRLPDGFPFATAAVAPLVYQTAWRGLLSRGRLAPGETVLVTGASGGVSTAAIQIAKHHGARVFAVTSGPDNVRRVEALGADLVIDRLEEDFSRRVWMETGKRGVDLVLDSVGAATWEGCVRALAPAGRMVVYGATTGPKGTLNIARLFWSQTSIMGTTMATRAEFEAVMALVLDGTLTPVVDDVWPLDRAREAHERLEAGGVFGKLVLEP, from the coding sequence ATGAAAGCGGCCTACTTCGAACGACACGGGGGGCCCGACGTCATCCGCGTCGGCGACCTGCGCGAACCGGCGGCGGGTCCGGGAGAGGCGGTGATCCGCGTGCGCGCGGCGGGCCTCAACCACCTCGATCTGTGGACGCGGCGCGGCCTGCCGGGACTCACGCTGAAGATGCCGCACATCGGAGGGTCGGATGTGGCGGGCGAGATCGCGGCGACGGGGGACGGAGTGGAGGGCTGGGCGGCCGGCGACCGGGTCGCGGTAAACCCGGGCCTCTGGTGCGTCCGCGCCGACTGCGAGTGGTGCGCGCGCAACGAGCACCCCCTCTGCACGACCTACCGAATCCTCGGCGAGCACGTGCCCGGCGGCTTCGCGGAAAAGGTCGCGGTTCCGGTGCGCAACCTCGTCCGACTGCCCGACGGCTTCCCGTTCGCGACGGCGGCCGTCGCGCCCCTCGTATACCAGACGGCATGGCGCGGACTCCTGTCGCGGGGGCGGCTGGCGCCGGGAGAGACGGTCCTCGTCACCGGGGCCTCGGGCGGCGTCTCCACCGCCGCGATTCAGATCGCGAAACACCACGGGGCGCGGGTATTCGCGGTCACGAGCGGACCCGACAACGTCCGGCGCGTGGAGGCGCTCGGAGCGGACCTCGTCATCGATCGTCTCGAGGAGGATTTTTCGCGGCGCGTCTGGATGGAGACGGGGAAGCGCGGCGTCGACCTCGTCCTCGACAGCGTGGGCGCGGCGACGTGGGAGGGCTGCGTCCGCGCGTTGGCGCCTGCGGGCAGGATGGTCGTGTACGGCGCGACGACCGGGCCGAAGGGCACGCTCAACATCGCGCGCCTGTTCTGGAGCCAGACATCGATCATGGGGACCACGATGGCGACGCGTGCCGAGTTCGAGGCGGTGATGGCACTCGTGCTGGACGGTACCCTCACGCCGGTCGTCGATGACGTGTGGCCGCTCGACCGGGCGCGCGAGGCCCACGAGCGGCTGGAGGCGGGCGGAGTCTTCGGGAAGCTCGTCCTCGAGCCGTGA
- the glpD gene encoding glycerol-3-phosphate dehydrogenase, which translates to MTPAPGRAERFRSLAETAFDILVIGGGISGAAVARDAARRGFRTALVEAADFASGTSSRSSRLVHGGLRYLEHFEFDLVFEASQERRTLLRIATHLVRPLEFHFPIFRDGRIGRTKLDAGMWLYDALSLFRNIERHQMLDTEAMLAREPGLRAEGLLGGARYYDAQVDDARLVVTTIVAAAEAGATVVNRAEVVRIDASDWPGHRALVRDAEGGREVGVDALAIVNATGAWAEQTLDRVSAGPPGPGPGDGAAPAVRIRPSRGTHIHIARERVGHSGALIFEAPQDGRVMFILPWREDLTLIGTTDEFFDGPAHEVAATPGDIAYLLEATRSLLPASKLGPEDVISAWAGLRPLVAPPADGADEGAEEGAVSREFEVHQHPPGIFTLSGGKLTSHRHMAEATLDRVQAFLAPAGVKAIRKVDTDKVPLPGARFRDLEALRSRIRARARSQGLERASADRLTRAYGTRANRVLDLVDRNPRLGERVVAGRPHLLAEAVYSVRSEMALHVEDILFRRMRVGLETRSGTPEAARRVAEVVAPELDWTTERRTEEVKRALDFRAADDGAIRELAARAKEDR; encoded by the coding sequence GTGACCCCGGCTCCGGGGCGCGCGGAGCGGTTCCGGAGCCTCGCGGAGACCGCCTTCGACATCCTCGTCATCGGAGGCGGCATCTCCGGCGCGGCCGTCGCGCGCGACGCGGCCCGCCGCGGATTTCGCACCGCTCTCGTCGAAGCGGCGGACTTCGCGTCGGGCACGAGCAGCCGTTCTTCGCGCCTCGTCCACGGCGGCCTGCGCTACCTGGAGCACTTCGAGTTCGACCTCGTGTTCGAGGCGAGCCAGGAGCGGCGGACGCTGCTCCGGATCGCGACCCACCTCGTCCGGCCGCTGGAGTTCCACTTTCCGATCTTCCGGGACGGCCGCATCGGCCGGACGAAGCTGGACGCGGGGATGTGGCTCTACGACGCGCTCTCGCTGTTCCGGAACATCGAACGCCACCAGATGCTCGACACCGAGGCCATGCTCGCTCGTGAACCGGGGCTGCGCGCCGAGGGGCTGCTCGGCGGCGCGCGCTACTACGACGCCCAGGTCGACGATGCGCGACTGGTCGTCACGACCATCGTGGCGGCCGCCGAGGCCGGCGCGACCGTGGTCAACCGGGCCGAGGTCGTGCGCATCGACGCCTCCGACTGGCCGGGCCACCGGGCGCTGGTGAGAGATGCGGAGGGCGGGCGGGAGGTGGGAGTCGACGCCCTCGCGATCGTCAACGCCACCGGCGCGTGGGCCGAACAGACGCTCGACCGCGTCAGCGCGGGCCCCCCGGGACCCGGCCCGGGCGACGGCGCGGCGCCCGCCGTCCGCATCCGGCCCTCGCGCGGGACGCACATCCACATAGCCCGCGAACGGGTAGGGCACTCCGGCGCCCTGATCTTCGAGGCGCCCCAGGACGGTCGCGTGATGTTCATCCTCCCGTGGCGGGAGGACCTGACGCTCATCGGGACGACGGACGAGTTCTTCGACGGCCCGGCGCACGAGGTCGCGGCCACTCCCGGGGATATCGCCTACCTGCTCGAGGCCACCCGTAGCCTGCTCCCCGCGTCGAAGCTGGGACCGGAAGATGTGATCAGCGCCTGGGCCGGCCTGCGGCCGCTCGTGGCGCCGCCCGCGGACGGCGCCGACGAGGGCGCCGAGGAGGGCGCCGTCTCGAGGGAGTTCGAGGTCCATCAGCATCCCCCAGGCATCTTCACCCTGAGCGGGGGAAAGCTGACCTCTCACCGGCACATGGCCGAGGCGACGCTGGATCGCGTGCAGGCGTTCCTTGCGCCGGCCGGCGTGAAGGCGATTCGGAAGGTGGACACGGACAAGGTTCCGCTCCCCGGCGCGCGATTCCGGGATCTGGAGGCGCTCCGCAGCCGGATCCGGGCACGTGCCCGCTCGCAGGGACTCGAGCGCGCTTCCGCCGACCGGCTCACGCGCGCGTACGGGACGAGAGCGAACCGGGTGCTCGACCTCGTCGATCGAAATCCGCGGCTCGGCGAGAGGGTCGTCGCCGGGAGGCCGCACCTTCTGGCCGAAGCGGTGTATTCGGTGCGGAGCGAGATGGCCCTTCACGTCGAGGATATTCTCTTCCGGCGGATGCGGGTCGGCCTCGAGACGCGCTCCGGGACGCCGGAGGCGGCGCGCCGCGTCGCCGAAGTCGTGGCCCCGGAGCTGGACTGGACAACCGAACGACGGACGGAGGAAGTGAAACGGGCGCTGGACTTCAGGGCGGCGGACGACGGCGCGATCCGTGAGCTGGCGGCCCGCGCGAAGGAGGACCGCTGA
- the sufD gene encoding Fe-S cluster assembly protein SufD — protein MSTMTAGPAESTLAAADFDTLAGALTEPEALAGARAAAWERFTALPWPTKKSEEWRYTDLAKVGFEALTPVVPAPATAEALSADVREVLGRSGERAGVVVLREGRVAHLELEPEVARSGVVLSSIRDAADRHPEVLRRALLEAQPGPAEEKLWALHLALLGGGYFLYVPRGVEMPAPIHAFHIVERAGTLSSAHSFVYAESGARAAVIDEFLSGDLDAETVSLHGATITGEGGAGIEYVALQRFGRGVKRFSTQHVTAGRDSRVVTFNVALGGDLSRADVTSRLDGPGSDSEMLALWFGDSDQHFDHHTLQHHAAPHAHSDLLFKGALTDAGSSVFRGLIRVDKGAQLTDAYQTNRNLLLSESSHASALPNLEIEADDVRCSHGATIGQVEDGQLFYLMSRGLTRRQAERLLVFGFFDEVLGRLPMEGVRARVREAIEEKIGL, from the coding sequence ATGAGCACGATGACAGCCGGGCCGGCGGAGTCTACGCTGGCCGCGGCGGATTTCGACACGCTTGCCGGCGCGCTGACGGAGCCGGAAGCGCTCGCGGGGGCACGGGCCGCCGCATGGGAGCGGTTCACCGCCCTTCCCTGGCCGACGAAGAAGTCGGAGGAATGGCGGTACACGGACCTCGCGAAGGTCGGCTTCGAGGCGCTCACGCCGGTGGTCCCGGCACCCGCGACGGCGGAAGCGCTGTCGGCGGACGTGCGGGAGGTGCTCGGACGCTCCGGGGAGCGGGCGGGCGTCGTCGTGCTGCGGGAGGGGCGGGTCGCGCACCTCGAACTCGAACCCGAGGTGGCGCGGAGCGGCGTGGTCCTGTCGTCGATCCGCGACGCGGCGGATCGGCATCCGGAGGTGCTGAGGCGGGCGCTGCTAGAGGCGCAGCCGGGCCCCGCGGAGGAGAAGCTCTGGGCGCTGCACCTCGCTCTCCTGGGCGGAGGCTATTTCCTCTACGTTCCGCGCGGCGTGGAGATGCCGGCGCCGATCCACGCGTTCCACATCGTCGAGCGGGCGGGGACGCTCTCCTCCGCACATTCGTTCGTGTACGCGGAGTCCGGTGCCCGGGCCGCGGTCATCGACGAGTTCCTCTCCGGCGACCTCGATGCGGAGACGGTCTCGCTTCACGGGGCGACGATCACCGGCGAGGGGGGCGCGGGGATCGAGTACGTCGCGCTCCAGCGCTTCGGCCGGGGCGTGAAGCGGTTCTCGACGCAGCACGTGACCGCGGGCCGCGACTCGCGCGTCGTGACCTTCAACGTCGCGCTCGGGGGCGACCTTTCGCGGGCGGACGTCACAAGCCGTCTCGACGGGCCCGGGAGCGACAGCGAGATGCTCGCACTCTGGTTCGGCGACTCCGACCAGCACTTCGACCACCACACGCTGCAGCATCACGCGGCACCGCACGCGCACAGCGATCTGCTGTTCAAGGGGGCGCTGACGGATGCCGGGTCGAGCGTCTTCCGCGGGTTGATCCGGGTCGACAAGGGAGCCCAGCTCACGGACGCCTATCAGACGAACCGGAATCTGCTTCTGAGCGAGAGCTCTCATGCCTCCGCGCTTCCCAACCTGGAGATCGAGGCCGACGATGTGCGCTGCTCGCACGGGGCGACGATCGGACAGGTCGAGGACGGGCAGCTCTTCTATCTGATGAGCCGCGGTCTCACGCGGCGCCAAGCGGAGCGCCTGCTCGTGTTCGGCTTCTTCGATGAGGTGCTCGGGCGCCTTCCGATGGAGGGGGTCCGCGCGCGCGTACGCGAAGCGATCGAGGAGAAGATCGGGCTATGA
- the sufB gene encoding Fe-S cluster assembly protein SufB yields the protein MPQNETITGLGLDEYKYGFVTEDKPVFKAVPGLSSDIVRQISLHKEEPEWMLDFRLKALEVYYSKPMPKWGGDLSKLEDTLDEIYFYLKPQDQMERSWDDVPQEIKDTFEKLGIPEAERKALAGVGAQYESEMVYHSLKEQWEEQGVIFESIEDGLAKHPELFRQYFSTVVPTHDNKFAALNSAVWSGGSFVYIPKGVKVEIPLQAYFRVNAERMGQFERTLIICEEGAEAHYIEGCTAPVYSTDSFHSGVIEIVVKKGARFRYTTIQNWSNNMYNLVTQRALVHEEAKMEWLDGNLGSKLTMKYPSCYLVGERAHGEILSIAYAGDGQHQDTGGKVIHAAPNTTSQITSKSISKGLGRSSYRGLCKVYDGAEGAKSNVECDALLLDETSRTDTYPYIEIDENTASIGHEATVSKVGDEQLFYLMSRGLDEAEAMAMIVRGFIEPVAKELPLEYAIELNRLIELEMEGSVG from the coding sequence ATGCCTCAGAACGAGACCATCACCGGGCTAGGGCTCGACGAGTACAAGTACGGCTTCGTCACGGAGGACAAGCCCGTCTTCAAGGCCGTCCCCGGGCTCTCCAGCGACATCGTGCGCCAGATCTCGCTTCACAAGGAAGAGCCGGAATGGATGCTCGACTTCCGGCTGAAGGCGCTCGAGGTCTACTACTCCAAGCCGATGCCGAAGTGGGGCGGGGATCTCTCGAAGCTCGAGGACACGCTCGACGAGATCTACTTCTACCTCAAGCCGCAGGATCAGATGGAGCGGTCCTGGGACGATGTCCCGCAGGAGATCAAGGACACGTTCGAGAAGCTCGGGATCCCAGAGGCGGAGCGTAAGGCGCTCGCCGGGGTCGGGGCCCAGTACGAGTCCGAGATGGTCTACCACTCCCTGAAGGAACAGTGGGAGGAGCAGGGCGTGATCTTCGAGTCGATCGAGGATGGACTCGCGAAGCACCCGGAGCTGTTCCGGCAGTATTTCTCGACCGTCGTCCCCACGCACGACAACAAGTTCGCGGCGCTCAACTCGGCCGTGTGGTCGGGCGGGTCGTTCGTCTACATCCCGAAGGGGGTGAAGGTGGAGATCCCGCTCCAGGCCTACTTCCGGGTCAACGCGGAGCGCATGGGCCAGTTCGAGCGCACCCTGATCATCTGCGAAGAGGGGGCCGAAGCCCACTACATCGAGGGCTGTACGGCGCCGGTCTACTCGACGGACTCCTTCCACTCCGGCGTCATCGAGATCGTGGTCAAGAAGGGCGCGCGCTTCCGGTACACCACGATCCAGAACTGGTCGAACAACATGTACAACCTCGTCACGCAGCGAGCGCTCGTGCACGAGGAGGCGAAGATGGAGTGGCTCGACGGGAACCTGGGCTCGAAACTCACGATGAAATATCCGTCGTGCTATCTGGTCGGAGAGCGGGCGCACGGCGAGATCCTCTCCATCGCGTACGCCGGGGACGGTCAGCACCAGGACACGGGGGGCAAGGTGATCCACGCCGCCCCCAACACGACGTCCCAGATCACGTCGAAGTCGATCTCGAAGGGGCTCGGGCGCTCCTCGTACCGCGGACTGTGCAAGGTGTACGACGGCGCCGAGGGCGCGAAGTCCAACGTCGAGTGCGACGCCCTGCTGCTCGACGAGACGTCGCGGACGGACACCTACCCCTACATCGAGATCGATGAGAACACGGCGTCGATCGGGCACGAGGCCACGGTCTCGAAGGTCGGCGACGAGCAGCTCTTCTATCTGATGAGTCGCGGGCTCGACGAGGCGGAGGCGATGGCGATGATCGTGCGCGGCTTCATCGAGCCGGTGGCCAAGGAGTTGCCGCTCGAGTACGCGATCGAGCTGAACCGGCTGATCGAGCTGGAGATGGAGGGATCGGTCGGATGA
- the sufC gene encoding Fe-S cluster assembly ATPase SufC: protein MSEPLLSIRGLRAKVEGVEGEILRGVDLDLQRGEVHALMGPNGSGKSTLAKVIAGHPAYEVTAGEILFEGEDVLELEPDERSRAGIFLAFQYPAEIPGVSIANFLRTAVNSRLGEGEEMDVFGFQRTLTEKMEMLKMDPGFATRYVNDGFSGGEKKRNEILQMAVLRPALGVLDETDSGLDIDALKVVARGVNRLSEADEALGVLLITHYKRILNYIQPDIVHVMMAGRIAESGGASLADKLEAEGYDWLQRAAATV, encoded by the coding sequence ATGTCAGAACCGCTTCTGTCGATACGCGGACTCCGGGCGAAAGTCGAAGGCGTGGAGGGGGAGATCCTCCGCGGCGTCGACCTGGACCTCCAGCGCGGCGAAGTGCACGCGCTGATGGGTCCCAACGGCTCGGGCAAGAGCACACTCGCCAAGGTCATCGCGGGCCACCCGGCGTACGAGGTGACGGCCGGCGAGATCCTGTTCGAGGGGGAGGATGTCCTCGAGCTGGAGCCCGATGAGCGGAGCCGCGCGGGGATCTTTCTCGCCTTCCAGTATCCGGCGGAGATCCCGGGCGTCTCGATCGCCAATTTTCTGCGCACCGCCGTCAACTCGCGGCTGGGCGAGGGCGAAGAAATGGACGTGTTCGGGTTCCAGCGCACGCTCACGGAGAAGATGGAGATGCTGAAGATGGACCCGGGCTTCGCCACCCGGTATGTGAACGACGGCTTCTCCGGCGGTGAGAAGAAGCGGAACGAGATCCTGCAGATGGCCGTGCTTCGGCCGGCACTCGGGGTTCTGGACGAGACGGACAGCGGACTCGACATCGACGCGCTCAAGGTCGTGGCCCGCGGAGTGAACCGCCTGTCGGAGGCCGACGAGGCGCTCGGGGTGCTGCTCATCACGCACTACAAGCGGATCCTCAACTACATCCAGCCGGACATCGTGCACGTGATGATGGCCGGCCGCATCGCGGAGAGCGGCGGCGCCTCGCTCGCCGACAAGCTGGAAGCCGAGGGATACGACTGGCTTCAGCGGGCGGCGGCGACCGTCTGA